The Desulfobulbaceae bacterium genome contains a region encoding:
- a CDS encoding pentapeptide repeat-containing protein, with the protein MIQFHCSSCGFTQGVQSRHAGKSVPCPKCKAPVVVGQKGQPDHKSSTLALKEKRGVALFDCPTCGLKKKAVSKFLDKTVKCPRCKTSVLIAWKMIDVAELKATVVDNKIPPKRRVLPSFNGVLFLKKRMLALTSASCLILVVIVGGYLLISGKNSTPFATNINTISSSKIPADSISRADTSDLKRISSVENILQTTKSFRGRDLSNYNFSRLDLRGVDFQDANLRGAIFNTSDLRKADLRGADLTGAVLSLSDLRDANLYDAVFVKADLSKSNLRKVNAKQADFSNANLSQTDFTDANLLEASFLAAILFEADLTSANCLKAQFANADLSRTHLHKANLIGADFTNTDLSTVDLSGADLSEAILRKTDLSRINLSAVSLSKANLSMASLYKTDLSHADLTMADLSFADLSKAILVEADLSRAILKKANLHQADLTDATVKYTDLSEANMTEVTMKNVDLSGSNLAGVNLTGATLSGAKMNNVVLSEANLTGADLQNALITDKSILLKANFTNANLNKVNLSNAVLTKANFTNANLREAILVKADLTYAYMNEANMTKADLTHADLTNADLKWANLTGVNLTTSLNLKVENFKNAFLNEAKLTRFDLRNADLSNANLSYADLSNADLTNADMTGARLDNANLRDADLRWARLTDADLTSADLTSANLNDADVNRANFDLAVLAKIKFDNVKNSGKTRNIESAKGLDSKIAAVITERQKKLAENLSDTAKRSTEVDQREVKIWDLMVEKHGRVLMKFKNDTELINYYEGLSDIEANLLKHRMFSEGDSGVLGQAGAFLGVLFNINFMPGNVEIPVEVRWISPDNSIYAQKTKVKYMQHVVTSYELPQESSKIFGIWNVEFYYDENRIGTQKIEVLNEQEYQARNSSKLPQG; encoded by the coding sequence ATGATTCAATTTCATTGCTCTAGTTGTGGATTTACCCAAGGGGTTCAGTCGAGGCATGCAGGCAAGTCAGTGCCGTGTCCTAAATGTAAGGCGCCTGTCGTCGTTGGTCAGAAAGGACAACCAGACCATAAATCTTCAACCTTGGCACTAAAGGAAAAACGAGGTGTAGCCTTATTTGACTGCCCGACGTGTGGTTTGAAAAAAAAGGCTGTCTCGAAGTTTTTAGATAAAACTGTTAAGTGCCCTCGTTGCAAAACTTCGGTGTTAATAGCCTGGAAAATGATCGATGTCGCAGAGTTAAAAGCGACTGTTGTTGATAACAAAATACCGCCAAAAAGAAGAGTTTTACCCTCGTTTAATGGAGTTCTTTTTTTGAAAAAAAGGATGCTGGCCTTAACCTCTGCATCATGTCTTATTCTTGTCGTAATTGTAGGCGGGTATCTTTTAATCAGTGGGAAAAATTCAACGCCATTTGCAACTAATATCAACACTATTTCTTCGAGTAAAATTCCCGCCGATTCAATCTCACGTGCAGATACCTCAGACCTAAAGCGAATCTCTTCAGTTGAAAATATCTTGCAGACGACAAAATCATTTCGCGGGCGAGATTTAAGTAACTATAATTTTTCTAGATTGGATTTACGAGGAGTCGATTTTCAGGATGCCAACCTAAGGGGGGCCATTTTTAATACCTCTGATTTACGAAAAGCCGATCTGCGTGGAGCAGATTTGACAGGTGCTGTCCTTTCACTTTCTGATCTTCGTGATGCAAATCTATACGATGCTGTTTTCGTTAAGGCTGATTTAAGTAAGTCGAATCTGCGAAAGGTTAATGCAAAGCAGGCTGATTTTTCCAATGCAAATTTGAGCCAGACAGATTTTACCGATGCTAATCTTTTGGAGGCATCGTTTTTAGCGGCAATACTTTTTGAGGCCGATTTGACGAGTGCCAACTGCCTTAAAGCCCAATTTGCTAACGCTGATTTGAGCAGAACTCATTTGCATAAGGCCAATCTTATTGGCGCTGATTTTACCAACACTGACTTGTCAACTGTGGATCTGAGTGGTGCCGACCTGTCAGAGGCGATTCTAAGAAAAACGGATCTGTCTCGCATAAATTTAAGCGCGGTTTCATTATCTAAAGCAAATCTAAGCATGGCTAGTTTGTATAAAACGGATTTATCTCATGCTGATTTAACCATGGCCGATCTCAGTTTTGCCGATCTAAGCAAAGCCATACTCGTTGAAGCTGATTTAAGTCGTGCAATTCTAAAAAAAGCCAATTTGCATCAAGCAGATCTTACGGATGCCACAGTTAAGTACACCGATCTGTCGGAAGCAAATATGACAGAAGTAACAATGAAAAATGTGGATTTGTCAGGATCGAATCTGGCCGGTGTCAACCTTACTGGTGCCACATTGTCTGGGGCCAAAATGAATAATGTCGTTTTAAGTGAAGCAAATTTGACCGGGGCTGACCTGCAGAACGCTCTAATTACTGATAAATCAATTTTGCTTAAGGCAAACTTCACCAATGCCAACCTGAATAAAGTGAATTTGAGTAACGCTGTTTTGACTAAAGCCAATTTTACCAATGCTAATCTTCGAGAAGCTATTCTGGTGAAAGCGGATCTCACCTATGCCTATATGAATGAAGCCAATATGACTAAGGCTGATCTAACCCATGCTGATTTGACCAATGCTGATTTGAAATGGGCCAACTTAACTGGTGTCAATCTAACGACCTCCCTGAACCTGAAAGTTGAAAACTTTAAAAATGCATTTTTAAACGAGGCGAAGTTGACACGGTTCGATCTGCGCAACGCTGATTTAAGTAATGCCAATTTATCCTATGCTGATTTAAGCAATGCCGATTTGACTAATGCTGATATGACAGGGGCACGACTTGATAACGCTAATTTGAGAGATGCCGATCTGCGCTGGGCACGTTTAACTGACGCCGATCTTACCTCGGCTGATTTGACCTCAGCAAATTTAAATGATGCTGATGTCAATAGGGCGAATTTTGATCTGGCGGTATTAGCAAAGATTAAATTTGATAATGTGAAAAACAGCGGAAAAACGCGAAATATCGAGAGTGCCAAGGGACTTGACAGCAAAATAGCCGCAGTGATTACGGAGCGGCAAAAAAAACTTGCTGAAAATTTATCAGATACAGCAAAACGATCTACAGAAGTCGATCAACGTGAGGTAAAGATCTGGGATCTTATGGTGGAAAAGCATGGTCGGGTTCTTATGAAATTTAAAAATGATACTGAACTTATAAATTATTACGAGGGCTTGAGTGATATTGAGGCCAACCTGCTCAAGCACAGGATGTTTTCTGAGGGTGATTCTGGTGTCCTTGGCCAGGCTGGGGCTTTTCTAGGCGTGTTATTTAATATAAACTTTATGCCTGGTAATGTGGAAATTCCAGTGGAAGTTCGCTGGATTTCACCCGACAACTCAATCTATGCACAAAAAACCAAGGTCAAGTATATGCAGCATGTGGTGACATCCTATGAGTTGCCCCAGGAAAGTTCTAAAATTTTCGGGATATGGAATGTTGAATTTTATTATGACGAGAACAGAATCGGCACCCAGAAAATTGAGGTTTTAAATGAGCAGGAATATCAGGCTCGAAATAGCAGTAAACTGCCTCAGGGATAA
- a CDS encoding KamA family radical SAM protein, translated as MEQLLGSSEIDEPPSIQSELLISNLIFKDSLPAVSPTIIPFPLHRRPVVRKNQISRKFRNKFYPTISSKEWNSWTWQVANRIRTADRLKTMLSLSAEEELAISGGEIKLPFSVTPYYMSLIPADDLTHPIRRAVIPTVNEMQKGPGEADDPLGEDNQSPVHGLVHRYPDRVLLLVHDFCSTYCRYCTRSRMVGHGSINASQKRLEQAIQYIAAHPEVRDVLLSGGDPLLLNDDKLEWLLARLRLIPHLEVIRIGTKIPAVLPQRITPKLVRMLKRYNPLWMSLHFMHPDECTPETLHACSMLADAGIPLGSQTVLLKGINDDVDTMKKLMHGLMKMRVRPYYLYQCDPITGSSHFRTPVAKGLEIIKGLRGNTSGYAVPNYVIDAPGGGGKIALMPDSVIGYEGDNLILKNYEQRCFSYPDVSE; from the coding sequence ATGGAACAGTTACTTGGAAGCAGTGAAATTGATGAACCTCCATCTATACAATCTGAACTATTGATCAGTAACTTGATCTTTAAGGATTCTCTCCCTGCAGTATCTCCTACCATCATTCCATTTCCTCTTCATCGAAGACCTGTTGTTAGAAAGAACCAGATTTCCCGGAAATTTCGTAATAAATTCTACCCAACTATTAGCTCCAAAGAGTGGAACAGTTGGACATGGCAGGTTGCCAATCGTATTCGCACGGCTGATCGGCTAAAAACTATGCTTTCCCTGAGCGCTGAGGAAGAGTTGGCAATTTCCGGTGGTGAGATAAAATTACCTTTTTCCGTGACACCATACTACATGAGCCTGATTCCGGCCGATGATCTGACACACCCGATTCGGCGCGCCGTTATTCCCACAGTTAATGAGATGCAAAAAGGACCCGGAGAAGCTGACGACCCTCTGGGAGAAGATAACCAGAGTCCTGTTCACGGCTTGGTTCATCGTTATCCTGATAGAGTGCTGCTCCTTGTGCATGATTTCTGTTCTACTTATTGTCGGTATTGCACGCGATCGAGAATGGTGGGTCATGGTTCAATTAATGCCAGTCAAAAACGTCTGGAGCAAGCCATCCAATATATAGCTGCGCATCCTGAGGTGAGAGATGTACTGCTTTCAGGAGGAGACCCTCTGCTGTTAAATGATGATAAGCTTGAATGGCTTCTGGCACGATTGCGACTGATACCTCATCTTGAGGTTATTCGCATCGGCACCAAAATTCCGGCTGTACTCCCCCAGCGCATCACTCCTAAGCTGGTGCGGATGCTTAAACGCTATAACCCTTTATGGATGAGCCTGCACTTTATGCATCCAGATGAATGTACCCCGGAAACGCTCCATGCCTGTAGTATGCTTGCCGATGCCGGTATCCCGCTCGGATCTCAGACTGTTCTGCTGAAAGGTATCAATGATGATGTAGACACCATGAAAAAATTGATGCACGGTCTGATGAAAATGCGGGTACGTCCGTACTATCTGTATCAATGTGATCCTATTACTGGTTCTTCACACTTTCGTACGCCGGTTGCCAAGGGTCTGGAGATTATCAAAGGATTACGTGGGAATACCAGTGGTTATGCAGTGCCTAATTATGTTATTGATGCCCCTGGCGGTGGAGGGAAGATTGCCCTTATGCCAGACTCTGTAATTGGATATGAAGGAGATAACCTTATACTGAAGAACTACGAGCAGCGCTGTTTCAGCTATCCTGACGTCAGCGAATAA
- a CDS encoding D-alanine--D-alanine ligase: MNIGITYDLRSEYLAMGYSEDETAEFDRDETIQAVDSTLTELGHVTERIGHIKQLAKALVEGKTWDLVFNIAEGMYGIGREAQVPALLDAYCIPYTFSDPLVMSLTLHKGMTKGVLRNVGVPTTDFLVASTEDDAKQIHFEAPYFIKPVAEGTGKGITPSSIVRNGADLAVGVRNLLKQYHQPVLIEPYLSGREFTVGVVGTGRNARVIGSMEVILLSHAEQGVYSYINKENCEELVEYRLVNGDTDTIVAGAEKIVLDAWKALGCRDAGRIDIRCDANSKPQFIEVNPLAGIHPEHSDLPIICTKVGKSYKSLIADIIESASKRIAK, from the coding sequence ATGAATATTGGAATTACCTACGATCTGCGGTCTGAATATTTAGCAATGGGATATAGCGAGGATGAGACCGCCGAGTTTGATCGTGACGAGACCATCCAGGCGGTTGACAGCACCTTGACCGAGCTTGGCCATGTAACTGAGCGTATCGGTCACATCAAGCAGCTTGCGAAAGCTTTGGTTGAGGGCAAAACCTGGGATCTGGTTTTTAACATCGCTGAAGGCATGTACGGCATTGGTCGTGAAGCCCAGGTTCCAGCACTCCTGGATGCCTATTGTATACCGTACACCTTTTCTGATCCGTTGGTGATGAGCCTGACCTTGCACAAGGGGATGACCAAGGGGGTTCTGCGTAACGTTGGTGTACCAACTACCGATTTTTTGGTGGCCTCAACTGAAGATGACGCCAAGCAGATTCATTTTGAAGCGCCATATTTTATCAAGCCCGTTGCCGAGGGTACAGGTAAAGGTATTACGCCTTCGTCAATTGTCCGCAATGGGGCTGACCTTGCTGTCGGAGTCAGAAACTTACTCAAACAGTACCATCAACCTGTTTTGATTGAACCGTATCTTTCCGGTAGGGAATTTACAGTGGGGGTTGTTGGTACCGGCCGGAATGCCAGAGTTATTGGCTCAATGGAGGTAATTCTTTTAAGCCACGCTGAACAGGGAGTCTACTCGTACATTAACAAAGAGAACTGTGAAGAGCTTGTTGAATATAGACTGGTCAACGGTGATACGGATACTATTGTGGCCGGGGCGGAAAAAATTGTTCTGGATGCCTGGAAAGCCCTTGGTTGTCGTGATGCAGGCAGGATTGACATTCGGTGTGATGCAAACAGTAAACCTCAATTTATTGAAGTTAATCCTCTGGCCGGTATTCATCCTGAACATTCTGATCTGCCGATCATCTGTACTAAAGTTGGCAAGAGCTACAAGAGCCTTATTGCTGACATCATTGAATCGGCCAGCAAGAGAATTGCTAAGTGA